From the genome of Palaemon carinicauda isolate YSFRI2023 chromosome 6, ASM3689809v2, whole genome shotgun sequence, one region includes:
- the LOC137643286 gene encoding uncharacterized protein yields MRNWNTVLTSSGIRLAEVNIRRGIFQGKSLSPLFFIVAMIPITNVLQKIDAGYQLKKRGNRINHLMFMYDIKLYGKSIKEIDTLVQTVRIVSGDIRMEFEIEKCALVNIQ; encoded by the coding sequence atgcGCAACTGGAATACAGTACTTACAAGCTCTGGAATAAGACTAGCAGAGGTTAATATCAGGAGAGGGATCTTCCAGGGCAAATCACTGTCTCCACTATTCTTCATAGTAGCCATGATTCCCATAACAAATGTACTGCAGAAGATAGATGCTGGGTACCAACTCAAGAAAAGAGGCAACagaattaaccatctgatgttcatgtacgacatcaagctgtatggtaagagcatcaaggaaatagataccttagtccagactgtaaggattgtatccggggacatcaggatggagtttgaaatagaaaaatgtGCCTTAGTCAACATACAATAG